Proteins encoded by one window of Vibrio algicola:
- the hisC gene encoding histidinol-phosphate transaminase: MERLARKQVQALTPYLSARRIGGCGDVWLNANESPFDNEYKTNFSRLNRYSECQPKALIDGYAAYAGVAPEQVLTSRGADEGIELLIRAFCEPNEDAILYCPPTYGMYAISAETSGVERKVVPLTSDWQLDLEAIQANLAKVKLVFVCSPNNPTGNLIKREDIIRLLELTQDKAIVVMDEAYIDFCPEASTVDLLAQYPNLAILRTMSKAFALAGLRCGFTLANPSIIEVLSKVIAPYPVPVPVSDIAVQALSEAGLARMRYQVLDLSANRAYLQAGLGMLDGIEVFEGWGNYLLVKFNDGDAVFKAAWDNGIILRNSPIKDCVRISIGNRDECEKTLSFLRNALIAA, encoded by the coding sequence ATGGAAAGGTTAGCTCGTAAACAAGTTCAAGCATTAACCCCTTATTTATCTGCTCGTCGTATTGGTGGCTGCGGTGATGTGTGGCTCAATGCCAATGAATCGCCATTTGATAATGAATATAAAACCAATTTCTCACGTCTTAATCGTTACAGCGAGTGCCAACCGAAAGCATTAATTGATGGCTATGCCGCTTATGCCGGTGTCGCGCCAGAGCAAGTATTAACTTCTCGCGGCGCTGATGAAGGCATTGAGTTATTGATCCGCGCATTTTGTGAGCCCAATGAAGATGCGATTTTATATTGTCCACCAACCTACGGAATGTATGCGATTAGCGCTGAAACTTCGGGTGTTGAGCGTAAAGTGGTACCTTTAACCTCTGATTGGCAATTAGATCTTGAGGCTATCCAAGCAAATCTGGCTAAGGTAAAACTGGTGTTTGTGTGTAGCCCTAATAACCCAACCGGCAATCTGATCAAGCGTGAAGACATTATTCGTTTATTAGAGTTGACGCAAGATAAAGCGATTGTGGTGATGGACGAAGCTTACATTGATTTTTGCCCTGAAGCGTCTACGGTTGATTTACTGGCGCAGTATCCAAACTTGGCTATTTTGCGCACCATGTCGAAGGCTTTTGCTCTAGCTGGACTGCGTTGTGGCTTTACTCTTGCCAATCCCTCTATTATTGAGGTGTTATCAAAAGTGATTGCGCCGTATCCAGTGCCAGTGCCGGTGTCGGATATTGCGGTGCAAGCGTTATCAGAAGCAGGCCTTGCTCGAATGCGATATCAAGTGTTGGATTTAAGTGCCAACCGAGCGTATTTACAAGCCGGTTTAGGTATGCTCGATGGTATTGAAGTGTTTGAAGGTTGGGGTAACTATTTATTAGTTAAGTTCAATGATGGTGACGCAGTATTTAAGGCTGCGTGGGATAACGGCATTATTTTACGTAACTCACCGATCAAAGATTGTGTCCGCATTAGTATCGGCAACCGAGATGAGTGTGAGAAGACGTTAAGTTTTCTGCGCAACGCTTTGATCGCCGCTTAA
- the hisD gene encoding histidinol dehydrogenase codes for MKTVVWQSLSEQQQQSILERPAISDGANITDIVTGVIKQVQQDGDAALKALTQKFDNVAPDSICVSAAEIDAASNRLSDKMKQALQQAHKNISAFHQAQKAKPLSVETQPGVVCELVTRSINKVGLYIPGGSAPLPSTVLMLGVPAQIAGCRKVVLCSPPPIADEILYVAKLCNIDEVYNVGGAQAVAAMAYGTQTVAKVDKIFGPGNAFVTEAKRQVSNDFSGAAIDMPAGPSEVLVIADEGADADFVAADLLSQAEHGPDSQVVLLTPSATIADQVADAIKQQLKQLSRSNIAEQALGSSVLIITESLEQCVEISNTYGPEHLIVQTQDPRALLPLLDNAGSIFLGQWSPESVGDYASGTNHVLPTYGYTRTYSSLGLADFSKRMTVQQLTQQGLQGLADTVVTMAEAEGLDAHKRAVTIRIEKLGRIEKLSSIDQLSRTEESNQSQLGD; via the coding sequence ATGAAAACAGTGGTTTGGCAATCATTAAGTGAGCAGCAACAACAAAGTATTTTGGAGCGTCCTGCGATCAGTGATGGCGCGAATATTACCGATATTGTCACGGGTGTCATCAAGCAAGTGCAACAAGACGGTGATGCGGCGCTGAAAGCATTAACGCAAAAATTTGATAACGTGGCACCAGATTCCATATGTGTGTCAGCGGCTGAAATTGACGCCGCATCAAATCGTTTATCCGATAAAATGAAGCAAGCGTTGCAACAAGCGCATAAAAATATTTCAGCTTTTCACCAAGCACAAAAAGCGAAGCCATTAAGTGTTGAAACCCAACCGGGCGTGGTGTGTGAATTAGTCACTCGCTCGATAAATAAAGTCGGCTTGTACATTCCAGGTGGCAGCGCGCCATTACCTTCAACGGTATTAATGCTCGGTGTGCCGGCACAAATTGCCGGTTGTCGCAAAGTAGTGTTATGTTCGCCACCGCCGATTGCCGATGAAATACTCTACGTTGCCAAGCTCTGCAATATCGATGAAGTGTATAACGTGGGTGGCGCTCAAGCGGTGGCTGCCATGGCTTATGGCACCCAAACTGTGGCAAAAGTCGATAAAATCTTTGGCCCGGGTAACGCATTTGTGACCGAAGCGAAACGTCAAGTCAGTAATGATTTTTCTGGCGCGGCGATTGATATGCCAGCGGGCCCTTCTGAAGTATTAGTGATTGCCGATGAAGGCGCGGATGCCGACTTTGTAGCGGCCGATTTATTGTCTCAAGCCGAACACGGACCTGATTCTCAAGTGGTGTTATTAACCCCATCAGCTACGATTGCCGATCAAGTTGCAGATGCGATAAAGCAGCAACTTAAACAGCTTTCGCGTAGCAATATTGCCGAACAAGCATTGGGTTCAAGTGTGCTTATTATTACAGAGTCGCTAGAGCAATGCGTTGAGATTTCCAATACTTATGGCCCTGAACACTTAATTGTTCAAACCCAAGACCCACGGGCATTACTGCCATTATTGGATAACGCGGGTTCGATTTTCTTAGGTCAATGGTCACCAGAGTCGGTGGGTGATTATGCCTCAGGCACCAATCATGTCTTACCAACCTATGGTTACACACGCACTTATTCTAGTTTAGGTTTAGCCGATTTTTCAAAGCGTATGACAGTGCAACAATTAACCCAACAAGGTTTACAAGGTTTGGCCGATACCGTGGTGACGATGGCAGAGGCGGAAGGGTTAGATGCGCATAAACGCGCGGTGACGATCCGTATCGAAAAGCTAGGCCGTATTGAAAAGCTAAGTAGTATTGATCAGTTAAGCCGCACTGAAGAATCAAATCAAAGCCAGTTAGGCGATTAA
- the hisG gene encoding ATP phosphoribosyltransferase: protein MQTKRLRIAIQKKGRLSKECQLLLKKCGAKFNIAGERLVVHSENMPIDLLLVRDDDIPGLIMDGVVDLGFIGENELEEVRLDRKALGEPCEFNTLRRLDFGGCRLSIAIDKDEAYNGPQDLAGKRIASSYPHLLKSYMDEQGINFSACMLTGSVEVAPRAGLADAIADLVSTGATLEANGLKEVEVIFRSKATLIQRKGEFSQDQLQLIDKLLTRMQGVIQAKESKYIMLHAPSDKLEQIKKLLPGAEDPTVLPLSQEKNRVAVHLVSTENLFWETMEGLKELGASSILVLPIEKMME from the coding sequence ATGCAAACCAAACGATTAAGAATTGCGATTCAAAAAAAAGGCCGTTTAAGCAAAGAGTGTCAATTGTTGCTTAAAAAATGTGGCGCTAAGTTCAATATTGCCGGTGAGCGCCTAGTGGTACACAGTGAAAACATGCCAATTGATTTATTGCTGGTTCGTGATGATGACATTCCGGGCCTGATCATGGATGGTGTGGTTGATTTAGGTTTTATTGGCGAAAACGAATTAGAAGAAGTGCGTCTTGATCGTAAAGCGCTGGGTGAGCCATGCGAATTTAACACTTTGCGCCGTTTGGATTTTGGTGGTTGTCGTTTGTCGATTGCAATTGATAAAGACGAAGCTTACAACGGCCCGCAAGATCTCGCCGGCAAGCGTATTGCGAGCTCTTATCCACACTTGTTAAAAAGCTACATGGATGAACAAGGCATTAACTTTAGCGCTTGTATGCTCACCGGTTCTGTTGAAGTTGCGCCACGCGCCGGTCTTGCCGATGCGATTGCGGACTTAGTCTCAACTGGCGCCACTCTTGAAGCCAATGGGCTAAAAGAAGTCGAAGTGATTTTCCGCTCAAAAGCGACGCTTATCCAACGCAAAGGGGAATTCTCTCAAGATCAACTTCAATTGATTGATAAATTACTGACTCGCATGCAAGGCGTTATTCAAGCCAAAGAATCAAAATACATCATGTTGCACGCACCATCGGACAAACTAGAGCAAATCAAAAAATTACTGCCTGGCGCAGAAGATCCAACCGTGTTGCCACTTTCTCAAGAAAAAAATCGGGTTGCGGTCCATTTAGTCAGTACTGAAAATCTATTCTGGGAAACGATGGAAGGCTTGAAAGAGCTAGGTGCAAGTTCGATTTTGGTATTGCCAATTGAGAAAATGATGGAGTAA
- a CDS encoding Na+/H+ antiporter NhaC family protein: MNLIDFTSSPESLLPPLVALTMAILTRRVLLSLGLGILLGGFLLADYSLVHTFSYVSSKALGVFVDGASLNWNNIFILFFLILLGMTTALLTLSGGTYAFAEWAQKRIKTKRGAKLLAVWLGVFIFIDDYFNSLAVGAIARPVTDRYYVSRSKLAYILDSTAAPMCVIMPASSWGAYIMTVVSGILVSHGITEYSALGAYMRLIPMNFYAIFALLMVFAVVWFDLNVGPMRQHELAAKQGKTDDKDDNAVDLTEESEIEESKNGRVSNLILPIVALIVATVYFMIASGANVLEDDGQAFSLLKAFENTNVGQSLCFGALVGIVVALITVARQKMPIKDVVITLWIGAKSMFGAILILAFAWTIGAVIKDMGTGAYLSTLVEGSIDDHWLPVILFLLSGVMAFSTGTSWGTFGIMLPIAGDMAGATDLALMLPMLSAVLAGSVFGDHCSPISDTTILSSTGARCNHIDHVSTQLPYALATAFISAVGFLVLGLTVNVWLGLLASSITFVLVCFALSIIAKSKMPTKA, from the coding sequence ATGAATTTAATAGATTTTACATCCTCTCCGGAATCCTTGCTCCCCCCATTAGTTGCACTCACGATGGCGATCTTAACTCGCCGTGTATTGTTGTCATTAGGGCTCGGTATCTTGCTCGGTGGCTTTTTGCTGGCTGATTACTCTTTGGTCCATACTTTCTCTTATGTCAGCAGTAAAGCACTTGGCGTGTTTGTCGATGGTGCAAGTTTAAATTGGAATAATATCTTTATTCTTTTTTTCCTTATCTTGCTTGGTATGACGACTGCGTTATTAACGTTATCTGGCGGGACTTATGCTTTTGCCGAATGGGCGCAAAAACGCATCAAAACCAAACGTGGAGCAAAGTTACTCGCTGTTTGGCTTGGGGTATTCATCTTTATTGATGATTATTTTAATAGTTTGGCGGTAGGAGCCATTGCGCGCCCAGTGACCGATCGTTATTACGTTTCACGCTCTAAATTGGCTTATATCCTCGATTCAACCGCTGCGCCTATGTGCGTGATCATGCCAGCGTCGAGTTGGGGGGCGTATATCATGACTGTGGTCAGTGGCATCCTGGTCTCGCATGGTATTACTGAGTATTCAGCATTAGGAGCTTATATGCGCCTGATCCCAATGAACTTTTATGCCATCTTTGCTTTGTTAATGGTGTTTGCAGTCGTATGGTTTGATTTAAATGTGGGCCCAATGCGTCAACATGAACTCGCGGCTAAACAAGGTAAAACCGATGATAAAGATGATAACGCGGTCGATTTAACCGAAGAGTCTGAGATCGAAGAGAGTAAGAATGGCCGAGTGTCCAATCTGATCTTGCCAATCGTGGCGCTGATTGTGGCCACGGTATACTTTATGATTGCCTCGGGTGCCAATGTATTAGAAGACGATGGGCAAGCCTTTAGTTTATTAAAAGCATTTGAAAATACCAATGTCGGACAATCACTTTGTTTTGGCGCTTTAGTTGGTATCGTGGTTGCTTTAATTACCGTAGCAAGACAAAAAATGCCAATTAAAGATGTGGTAATCACATTATGGATTGGCGCTAAATCGATGTTTGGTGCGATTTTGATCTTGGCATTTGCTTGGACCATTGGCGCGGTCATTAAAGATATGGGTACGGGTGCGTATCTTTCTACCTTGGTGGAAGGCAGCATTGATGATCACTGGTTGCCGGTTATTTTATTCTTGCTCTCTGGTGTGATGGCGTTTTCTACCGGTACCTCGTGGGGCACATTCGGTATTATGTTACCGATTGCAGGCGACATGGCTGGCGCAACGGATTTAGCGCTAATGTTGCCAATGCTCAGTGCGGTATTAGCGGGCTCTGTGTTTGGTGACCACTGTTCGCCAATTTCAGATACCACTATCTTGTCATCAACTGGCGCACGTTGTAATCATATCGATCACGTCTCTACTCAGTTGCCTTATGCACTGGCTACGGCGTTTATTTCAGCGGTTGGTTTCTTAGTGCTAGGCTTAACGGTCAATGTATGGTTGGGTCTATTAGCATCGAGTATTACCTTTGTGCTGGTTTGTTTTGCGCTTTCTATTATTGCAAAGTCGAAGATGCCAACTAAAGCTTAA
- a CDS encoding H-NS family histone-like protein, which produces MSEIKKSALLNIRSLRAFTREEFTLQEVEELLEKLSTVYEERKAAEEQELAQQAERDAILADYANKLAKDGINLEDLVAAMSGGEVKTKSRKKREPRPAKYQYTLNGEVKTWTGQGRTPSVIQEALDSGKSIDTFLIK; this is translated from the coding sequence ATGTCAGAAATCAAAAAATCAGCACTGCTTAATATTCGCAGCTTGCGCGCTTTCACTCGTGAAGAATTCACTTTACAAGAAGTAGAAGAGCTACTAGAAAAACTTTCTACTGTATATGAAGAAAGAAAAGCAGCTGAAGAACAAGAGCTTGCTCAACAAGCTGAACGTGATGCAATTTTAGCGGATTACGCAAATAAACTCGCAAAAGATGGCATTAACTTAGAAGATCTTGTTGCAGCGATGAGCGGCGGCGAAGTAAAAACTAAGTCTCGTAAAAAACGCGAGCCACGCCCTGCAAAATATCAATACACGCTAAATGGCGAAGTAAAAACTTGGACTGGTCAAGGTCGTACACCTTCTGTTATCCAAGAAGCTCTTGACTCTGGCAAATCAATTGATACATTTTTAATCAAGTAA
- a CDS encoding inosine/guanosine kinase, with amino-acid sequence MKFPGQRKSKHYFPVHARDPLVSQAQESKTMTRTHIIGIDQTLVDIEAKVSDDLIEKYQLSKGHSLVLDDDRAEALYNELKEKDLITDEFAGGTIGNTLHNYSVLADDKSTLLGVMSNNIKIGSYGYRYICNTSSRMDLNYLQGVDGAIGRCFALISDNGERTFAISEGKMNQLSPNSIPESIFPGASALVLTAYLVRCKPGDPMPDATMKAIEFAKKHHVPVVLTLGTKYVIQDDPEYWREFIQQNVSVLAMNEEEAEALTGEHDPLVASDKALEWVDLVLCTAGPVGLYMAGYTEDDAKRETTLPLLPGAIGEFNRFEFSRPTRRFECNNPIKVYSHIAPYMGGPEKIKNTNGAGDAALSAILHDMAANKYHKENIPNSSKHEYPFLTYSSFAQVCKYANRASYEVLAQHSPRLSRGLPEKEDSLEEAYWER; translated from the coding sequence ATGAAATTTCCTGGTCAACGTAAGTCCAAACACTATTTTCCTGTCCATGCTCGCGATCCATTAGTCAGCCAAGCACAAGAAAGCAAAACAATGACACGCACTCACATTATTGGTATTGATCAAACCTTGGTTGATATTGAAGCGAAAGTCAGTGACGACTTAATCGAAAAATATCAATTAAGTAAAGGACATTCATTAGTGTTGGACGACGATAGAGCAGAAGCTTTATATAATGAATTAAAAGAAAAGGACTTGATCACCGATGAATTTGCCGGTGGCACCATAGGCAATACACTGCACAATTACTCAGTATTAGCCGATGATAAATCGACCTTATTGGGCGTGATGAGCAACAATATTAAGATCGGTAGCTATGGTTACCGCTATATCTGTAATACTTCAAGTCGTATGGATTTGAACTATTTACAAGGGGTTGATGGCGCGATTGGCCGTTGTTTTGCATTGATCAGTGATAATGGTGAGCGTACCTTTGCTATCAGTGAAGGAAAAATGAATCAACTTTCCCCCAATAGTATTCCGGAATCTATTTTCCCTGGTGCGTCAGCATTAGTATTAACTGCTTATTTAGTGCGTTGTAAGCCTGGCGATCCTATGCCAGACGCCACAATGAAAGCAATTGAATTTGCCAAGAAACACCATGTTCCAGTGGTATTAACACTTGGTACTAAATATGTGATCCAAGATGATCCTGAGTATTGGCGAGAATTCATTCAACAGAATGTTTCAGTGCTGGCCATGAATGAAGAAGAAGCGGAAGCATTAACGGGCGAACATGATCCATTAGTGGCCTCAGACAAAGCTTTAGAGTGGGTTGATCTTGTCTTGTGTACCGCAGGGCCGGTTGGTTTATATATGGCAGGTTATACTGAAGACGATGCAAAACGGGAAACGACACTACCGCTATTACCGGGTGCGATTGGTGAATTTAACCGTTTTGAATTTAGTCGACCAACGCGTCGATTTGAATGTAACAATCCGATTAAAGTCTATTCTCATATTGCCCCATATATGGGGGGTCCTGAGAAGATTAAAAATACCAATGGGGCAGGCGATGCCGCGTTATCGGCAATATTGCACGATATGGCCGCCAATAAATACCACAAAGAAAATATCCCTAATTCCAGTAAGCATGAATATCCATTCTTAACCTATTCATCATTTGCTCAAGTTTGTAAATATGCTAACCGTGCCAGTTATGAAGTGTTGGCGCAACATTCTCCTCGTTTATCTCGCGGATTACCTGAAAAAGAAGATAGCTTAGAAGAAGCGTATTGGGAAAGATGA
- a CDS encoding porin — MKKTFIALAVIAGTVSGAAQATEVYKNDTTSIDLNGRFYSVVETVKANGHTNTDVKIDDSRLGMNLRHQANDSLALIGKYELQFTTAEDDSAFENRDAWAGFDFTNIGQLTFGRNSTVYDDFYLGGFDEYYGFSQTLADRGRDNGMIKFVSAPVFGGLTVAGNYQTRNEAESIRGAYTAGVKYDFTFDESTLTIGLSNFDYDIINSSDHVTGQNLGAKYALTDSFAVGADYGLQNNRLAGAGKTKTAVDSDITLWRAGAEYTGFSDYRIYGGLGQVTVDDKTAAKKDGQGYYVGMSYNIIPNAYVFAEYASYDKDTLNASGDAGSDKFALGLNVNF; from the coding sequence ATGAAAAAGACTTTTATAGCGTTAGCAGTGATAGCTGGCACGGTATCGGGAGCCGCGCAAGCCACTGAAGTTTACAAAAACGATACAACGTCAATCGACTTAAATGGCCGTTTTTACTCAGTCGTGGAAACGGTAAAGGCAAACGGGCATACCAATACCGATGTTAAAATTGATGACTCTCGCTTGGGAATGAACCTCCGCCATCAAGCGAATGACTCTTTAGCATTAATTGGTAAATATGAGCTTCAATTTACTACTGCAGAGGATGACAGTGCATTTGAAAATCGTGATGCATGGGCAGGCTTTGATTTTACCAATATTGGTCAGTTAACTTTTGGTCGTAACTCTACCGTTTATGATGACTTTTACCTTGGTGGCTTTGATGAATACTATGGCTTTAGCCAAACATTAGCAGACCGTGGTCGTGATAACGGCATGATTAAGTTTGTTTCTGCGCCAGTATTCGGTGGTTTAACTGTTGCGGGTAACTATCAAACTCGTAATGAAGCGGAAAGTATCCGTGGTGCGTATACCGCTGGTGTAAAGTATGATTTTACATTTGATGAATCGACGCTAACAATTGGGTTGAGTAATTTTGATTACGATATTATTAATAGCTCGGATCATGTCACCGGACAAAATCTAGGGGCTAAATATGCATTAACAGATAGCTTTGCCGTTGGTGCCGATTATGGTCTACAAAACAATCGTCTAGCGGGTGCAGGTAAGACGAAGACTGCAGTTGATTCTGATATTACGTTATGGCGTGCTGGTGCCGAGTACACCGGTTTTTCCGATTACCGTATCTATGGTGGTTTAGGTCAAGTGACTGTTGATGATAAAACAGCAGCGAAAAAGGACGGTCAGGGTTACTATGTAGGAATGTCTTATAATATCATTCCAAACGCCTATGTATTTGCTGAGTACGCGTCATATGATAAAGATACCTTAAACGCGAGTGGGGATGCTGGTTCAGATAAATTTGCTCTCGGCCTTAACGTTAACTTCTAA
- a CDS encoding porin, producing MKKSLIALAIAATTAAGSVSAAEIYKTDEGSINFYGQLRTELKWNDIGENNPELSSGSSRMGIDGAYKLTDDVKVIGLVEVSVDEDSDMYVRQHIFGLASDSLGTIKFGKQWTVSDDVYGADYSYFYGGSALRYGTLSGAEHDAMIKYEYVADSFWIKADYGLPNNDKEQELAELFAGTSFGDLDVHVGGGYNIDQAIDVKNTYGEATAEYNYSKGVIGFTYYYAKLESQSAVDSSIEENGFSLAGTFAWSDKGTGYAGYEYTKQDPDSGNLDSEDGTLIYLGSDYQMLEFVRVYAEVAYADGTTLGYEAGGSGSGNFVGPTMVDSEVLLGLGARFYW from the coding sequence ATGAAAAAATCGTTAATCGCATTAGCAATTGCAGCAACGACAGCCGCAGGCTCTGTAAGCGCGGCAGAGATTTATAAAACAGATGAAGGCTCAATTAACTTTTATGGTCAACTTCGAACTGAGCTGAAGTGGAACGACATTGGCGAAAATAACCCTGAACTTAGTTCTGGTTCTTCACGCATGGGTATCGATGGTGCTTATAAGTTAACAGATGACGTTAAAGTTATTGGTTTAGTTGAAGTTTCTGTCGATGAAGACTCTGATATGTATGTACGTCAGCATATATTTGGTTTGGCAAGTGATAGCTTAGGTACAATTAAATTTGGTAAACAGTGGACAGTTTCGGATGATGTGTATGGCGCTGATTACTCTTACTTCTATGGTGGTTCAGCGCTTCGTTACGGTACACTGTCTGGTGCCGAACATGATGCAATGATTAAATATGAGTATGTGGCTGATAGTTTTTGGATTAAAGCTGATTATGGCCTGCCTAATAATGATAAGGAGCAGGAGCTTGCAGAATTATTTGCAGGTACGTCATTTGGTGATTTAGATGTTCATGTTGGTGGTGGTTATAATATTGACCAAGCTATAGATGTGAAGAATACTTACGGTGAAGCTACTGCAGAATATAATTATTCGAAAGGTGTTATTGGTTTTACGTATTATTACGCTAAATTAGAAAGTCAATCTGCAGTGGACTCAAGTATTGAAGAGAATGGCTTCTCATTAGCAGGAACATTTGCTTGGTCTGATAAAGGTACAGGCTACGCAGGTTATGAATATACAAAGCAAGATCCTGATTCCGGCAATCTAGATTCTGAAGATGGTACATTGATTTACCTTGGTTCTGACTACCAAATGCTAGAGTTTGTGAGGGTTTATGCGGAAGTTGCATATGCTGACGGCACAACTTTAGGTTATGAAGCTGGTGGCTCTGGCAGTGGTAATTTTGTTGGTCCAACAATGGTTGATTCTGAAGTTCTTTTAGGTCTAGGTGCTCGCTTCTACTGGTAA
- the dinG gene encoding ATP-dependent DNA helicase DinG, which produces MLSPTIQKAIKTSYQNLSHQLDGFIPRRAQNYLVAEIAKTLSGTYHDSNRMIVAEAGTGIGKSLAYLMATIPFAQFSQKKIIISTATVALQEQLVHKDMPLYRRLTETPFSFILAKGRQRYCCLEKLVAASGQNSAQGSGSQLGMFETKPKTKDIELLQSLFKAISNNKWDGDRDSWPATISDEIWKVIASDKHSCNNSMPSHRDCPFQKSRANLDKVDVIIANHSLVMADIDLGGGVILPEPEQSIYIFDEAHHLPKVAREHASAAASLKGVTSWLESLNKSVTKFTGLTDIKRSGRFQNDLIDAIQQLIPSLTQLSQQFNAEQFKDQVYRFEHGELPAWLEEESKGLKSLTQKANKAMAKITDLISERVKDGELSSRIAEPALAEAGFYLQRLENLAKVWQLMAEPNHETGAPLARWLEISPERDNDFIVNVSPLEIGWRLDQKLWSRCYGGVLVSATMRALNSFQYFAIQAGVSLKPEDATQFLALASPFDYANNAELLIPKLKLEPQQQEFTDYLIELLPKYIEEKKANLVLFSSYWQMNKVTEALDKIAVKNKWNLQVQGKASRGEILKKHCAYCQFGQTSVLFGTGSFSEGLDLPGKLLENLIITKIPFGVPTSPVEEAHSEYISHKGGNPFLQISVPEASKKLIQSVGRLLRKEQDSGRVVLLDRRIISKRYGKALLDSLPPFARNIEY; this is translated from the coding sequence ATGCTGTCGCCAACCATTCAAAAAGCCATCAAAACAAGCTATCAAAACCTATCTCATCAACTGGATGGGTTCATACCCCGCCGAGCGCAAAACTACTTAGTAGCTGAAATCGCGAAAACCTTGTCGGGCACTTATCATGATTCCAATCGCATGATTGTGGCAGAAGCAGGAACGGGTATTGGTAAATCTCTGGCCTATTTAATGGCGACCATTCCTTTCGCACAATTTAGCCAAAAGAAAATCATTATTTCGACCGCTACCGTGGCACTGCAAGAACAACTGGTGCATAAAGATATGCCGCTTTATCGTAGGCTGACTGAAACCCCTTTTAGCTTTATCTTAGCCAAAGGTCGTCAACGCTATTGCTGTTTAGAAAAATTAGTTGCCGCCAGTGGGCAAAATTCCGCGCAAGGCAGCGGCTCGCAACTGGGTATGTTTGAAACCAAGCCAAAAACCAAAGATATTGAATTACTGCAATCTTTGTTTAAAGCGATCAGCAACAATAAGTGGGATGGTGATAGAGACAGTTGGCCTGCCACAATTTCTGATGAGATTTGGAAAGTGATTGCCAGCGATAAGCACAGTTGCAATAATTCGATGCCTTCTCACCGAGACTGCCCATTCCAAAAATCTCGAGCTAATTTAGATAAGGTCGATGTCATTATTGCCAACCACAGCTTAGTGATGGCCGATATTGATTTAGGCGGTGGCGTAATTTTACCCGAACCTGAACAAAGCATTTATATCTTTGATGAAGCGCATCATTTACCAAAAGTGGCGCGTGAGCATGCTTCTGCGGCGGCAAGTTTAAAAGGCGTCACCAGTTGGCTAGAAAGCTTAAATAAATCGGTCACTAAGTTTACGGGTCTGACCGATATAAAACGCAGCGGTCGTTTTCAAAATGATTTGATTGATGCGATTCAACAATTGATCCCATCACTGACTCAATTAAGCCAACAGTTCAACGCCGAACAATTTAAAGACCAAGTTTATCGCTTTGAACATGGCGAACTGCCCGCGTGGCTGGAAGAAGAATCCAAAGGCTTAAAATCGCTGACTCAAAAAGCCAATAAAGCAATGGCAAAAATCACCGACTTAATTAGCGAGCGCGTGAAAGATGGCGAACTCTCAAGCCGCATCGCAGAGCCTGCATTAGCCGAAGCTGGCTTTTACTTACAACGATTGGAAAATCTCGCGAAGGTTTGGCAATTAATGGCTGAGCCTAACCATGAAACAGGCGCACCGCTGGCCCGTTGGCTTGAAATCAGCCCTGAGCGTGATAATGACTTTATTGTAAATGTGTCTCCATTAGAAATCGGTTGGCGACTCGATCAAAAGCTTTGGAGTCGTTGTTATGGTGGGGTATTAGTCTCTGCCACCATGCGCGCGCTGAATTCATTCCAATACTTTGCGATTCAAGCTGGGGTCAGTTTAAAACCGGAAGATGCCACTCAATTTTTAGCCTTGGCCTCACCATTCGACTACGCCAACAATGCTGAGTTATTGATCCCTAAACTAAAATTAGAACCGCAACAGCAAGAATTCACTGACTACTTAATTGAGTTACTACCAAAATACATCGAAGAGAAAAAAGCCAATTTGGTACTCTTCTCATCTTATTGGCAAATGAACAAAGTCACCGAAGCGTTAGACAAGATCGCGGTTAAGAATAAATGGAATTTGCAGGTACAAGGTAAAGCCTCACGCGGCGAAATTCTTAAAAAACACTGTGCTTATTGCCAATTTGGCCAAACCAGTGTTCTATTTGGTACCGGCAGTTTTTCAGAAGGGTTAGATTTACCAGGTAAGCTATTAGAAAACTTGATCATCACTAAGATCCCTTTTGGCGTTCCAACTTCTCCAGTAGAAGAAGCCCACTCAGAATACATTAGCCATAAAGGTGGCAATCCGTTCTTACAAATCTCGGTGCCGGAAGCGAGCAAGAAACTGATCCAATCGGTCGGACGACTGCTGCGTAAAGAGCAAGATTCTGGTAGAGTTGTATTGCTTGATCGCCGTATTATTAGTAAGCGTTATGGCAAGGCATTGTTAGATTCCCTCCCCCCTTTTGCTCGTAATATTGAGTATTGA